From Nycticebus coucang isolate mNycCou1 chromosome 6, mNycCou1.pri, whole genome shotgun sequence, the proteins below share one genomic window:
- the RPS29 gene encoding 40S ribosomal protein S29, with protein MGHQQLYWSHPRKFGQGSRSCRVCSNRHGLIRKYGLNMCRQCFRQYAKDIGFIKLD; from the exons ATGGGGCACCAGCAGCTCTACTGGAGCCACCCGCGAAAATTCGGCCAGGGTTCTCGCTCTTG TCGCGTCTGCTCAAACCGGCACGGTCTGATCCGGAAGTACGGCCTGAATATGTGCCGTCAGTGCTTCCGTCAGTACGCGAAGGACATCGGGTTCATTAAG ttggaCTAA